Proteins from a single region of Ziziphus jujuba cultivar Dongzao chromosome 1, ASM3175591v1:
- the LOC107420791 gene encoding probable WRKY transcription factor 31, producing the protein MDKGWGLTLNSDCIGFFLNKPPPSAAAASAVKLDHNKRNHPFAAASRMFSGAEFPVKLGRTDIDHTSSDDNNNNRLVVDEVDFFSDKNRPAATAADDDGSKTIGFVSVKKENSHGDVAARPGLDVNTGLHLLTANTGSDQSTVDDGISSDVEDKRAKNIELAQLQGELQHMNAENQKLKDMLTQVTNNYSALQMHLVSIMQHQQINHQKNQELDDQTVEGKSDDKKNHHHEIGGGGGAIVPRQFLDLRPSSATAETDDQVSNSSSEDRTRSATPQNVEVASKDYVGKSEIAPFDQENSTFRDGKRLGREESPESETQGWVPNKVPKLNNGGSKPIDQQQSSSEATMRKARVSVRARSEAPMITDGCQWRKYGQKMAKGNPCPRAYYRCTMAVGCPVRKQVQRCADDRTILITTYEGNHNHPLPPAALAMANTTAAAASMLLTGSTSSADGLMNPNLLARAILPCSSNMATISASAPFPTVTLDLTNNSPNPLQFQRPPQPQFQIPFAAAGQVPQNFASSSTPSLPQVFGQALYNQSKFSGLQLSQEMGSSQLGQQAAQMLQTQPASFADTVSAATAAITADPNFTAALAAAISSIISGGHPNNNNNNTNTSSNSNITTSNNNNNSKIGSFTGN; encoded by the exons ATGGATAAAGGATGGGGTCTCACGCTGAATTCTGACTGCATCGGCTTCTTCCTTAACAAGCCCCCACCTTCTGCTGCTGCAGCTTCAGCTGTTAAGCTTGACCACAACAAAAGGAACCACCCATTTGCAGCTGCTTCTAGGATGTTCTCCGGTGCTGAATTCCCGGTTAAACTTGGCCGCACAGATATCGACCATACTTCCTccgatgataataacaataatcgcCTGGTTGTCGATGAAGTCGACTTCTTTTCCGATAAGAATAGACCGGCCGCCACCGCCGCCGACGATGATGGTTCCAAAACCATCGGCTTTGTTAGTGTCAAGAAGGAGAATTCTCATGGTGATGTGGCTGCTAGGCCTGGTTTGGATGTAAAT acTGGTTTGCACCTTCTTACTGCTAATACTGGAAGTGATCAATCAACGGTTGATGATGGGATTTCATCAGATGTGGAAGATAAAAGAGCCAAAAACATtgag CTGGCACAGTTGCAAGGAGAGCTGCAACATATGAATGCAGAAAACCAGAAGCTGAAAGACATGCTTACTCAAGTCACCAACAATTACAGTGCTTTACAGATGCATCTCGTCTCTATAATGCAACACCAACAGATCAATCACCAAAAAAACCAAGAACTTGATGATCAG ACAGTAGAAGGAAAGTCCGATGATAAAAAGAATCATCATCATGAAatcggaggaggaggaggagctaTTGTTCCGAGACAGTTCTTGGATTTGCGACCCAGCAGTGCCACAGCCGAGACAGACGATCAGGTTTCGAATTCTTCGTCGGAAGACAGAACACGTTCAGCAACACCTCAGAATGTCGAAGTTGCTTCAAAGGATTATGTAGGAAAGAGTGAAATTGCTCCATTCGATCAAGAAAACTCCACTTTCCGTGATGGAAAAAGACTTGGTCGGGAAGAGAGCCCGGAATCTGAAACGCAAGGTTGGGTACCAAACAAGGTTCCCAAGTTGAATAACGGTGGCTCCAAGCCGATCGATCAGCAGCAATCCTCCTCCGAGGCCACCATGAGGAAAGCCCGTGTCTCGGTCAGAGCCCGATCGGAAGCCCCCAtg ATAACTGATGGATGCCAATGGCGGAAATACGGCCAGAAAATGGCCAAGGGAAACCCATGCCCTCGTGCATACTATCGATGCACAATGGCAGTTGGATGTCCAGTTCGGAAACAA gtgCAACGTTGTGCGGATGATCGAACAATCTTGATCACAACATACGAAGGGAACCACAATCATCCTCTCCCACCAGCTGCACTGGCTATGGCGAACACAACCGCGGCCGCAGCTAGTATGTTGCTCACCGGTTCCACGTCGAGCGCAGACGGGTTGATGAACCCCAATTTGTTAGCGAGAGCCATACTTCCATGTTCATCAAACATGGCTACCATTTCAGCTTCAGCTCCATTCCCAACGGTGACATTGGATCTTACCAACAACAGTCCCAACCCACTTCAATTCCAAAGACCACCCCAACCTCAATTCCAGATTCCCTTCGCTGCAGCAGGTCAAGTACCCCAGAACTTTGCCTCGTCATCCACGCCTTCATTGCCCCAAGTTTTCGGGCAAGCACTTTACAACCAGTCCAAGTTTTCAGGGCTTCAGCTCTCTCAAGAAATGGGTTCTTCACAATTGGGCCAGCAAGCAGCTCAGATGCTCCAAACTCAGCCTGCTTCGTTTGCTGACACGGTGAGTGCTGCTACCGCTGCTATCACTGCCGATCCGAACTTCACTGCAGCACTTGCGGCCGCCATCAGTTCGATCATCAGCGGAGGTCAtcctaacaataataataataatacaaacacCAGCAGCAATTCGAACATCACCacaagcaacaacaacaacaacagcaaaatCGGTAGCTTTACCGGAAATTAA